The following are encoded together in the Pedobacter sp. D749 genome:
- a CDS encoding DUF72 domain-containing protein gives MAINGFRLPITLCLKLRTRLFCSDLARSTIFCPGCLENMDIAFENYYSGTSGLLLPVPNKLHYPEEFQEKSRLCYYASLMDSIEINSSFYKVPQASTMKKWAADVPEEFRFTFKLFKEITHNKDLAFDPEVVSRFFSVISHVEEKKGCLLVQLPPSVRISHFAQLRFLMSVLRDNDPFVEWKIALEFRHASLYIDEVYELLEEFGLGMVIHDKSPASSPVRESHPDFIYLRFHGPGGNYRGSYADDVLYEYASYVTGWLSEGKKVFVYFNNTMGEAHANLNMLRQIVRDTY, from the coding sequence TTGGCTATTAACGGATTCAGGCTGCCAATAACCTTATGTTTAAAACTTCGGACGAGGTTGTTTTGTTCTGATTTGGCCCGTTCAACAATTTTCTGTCCCGGTTGTTTGGAGAATATGGATATAGCCTTTGAAAACTATTACTCGGGTACCAGCGGGCTACTGTTACCGGTTCCCAATAAATTACACTACCCGGAAGAATTCCAGGAGAAGAGCAGGCTGTGCTATTACGCTTCGCTGATGGATTCTATTGAGATTAATTCCTCCTTTTATAAAGTACCGCAGGCTTCCACGATGAAAAAGTGGGCGGCGGATGTGCCCGAAGAATTTCGTTTCACCTTTAAGCTTTTCAAGGAGATTACCCATAATAAAGACCTGGCCTTTGATCCGGAGGTCGTGTCCAGGTTCTTTTCCGTCATTTCGCATGTTGAGGAAAAAAAAGGTTGTCTTTTGGTACAGTTGCCCCCGAGCGTAAGGATTTCTCATTTTGCGCAGCTGCGCTTTCTAATGTCCGTACTTAGGGATAATGATCCTTTTGTTGAATGGAAGATCGCTTTAGAATTTCGGCATGCCTCTTTATATATCGATGAGGTTTATGAGCTTTTGGAAGAATTTGGGCTTGGTATGGTGATCCACGATAAGTCGCCTGCCAGTTCTCCGGTGAGGGAAAGCCATCCTGATTTTATCTACCTCAGGTTCCATGGTCCGGGAGGAAACTATAGGGGAAGCTACGCTGATGATGTATTGTATGAGTACGCAAGTTACGTAACCGGGTGGCTGTCGGAGGGCAAAAAGGTATTTGTGTATTTCAATAACACTATGGGCGAGGCGCATGCCAACCTGAATATGCTACGACAGATCGTTAGGGATACCTATTAG
- a CDS encoding DEAD/DEAH box helicase: MQILSPTAVHGPAKKLYPYQQHAIETLFEKMQAGADQIRLLFQLPTGGGKTVIFSEIADRFIKKYGKKVMVLTHRQELCKQTSLALKNTGVFNKVVDSRVKRIAKKDDYYCYVAMVETLKHRIDDGLIDTGGVGLVIVDEAHHNSFHKLLKKFPGARIIGVTATPFSADAALPMKSFYSELVLGEQISSLIEQGFLAKPKSFGYEVELNTLNRGIHGDFTVSSSDELYSSKVMLDLLIHAYREHALGKKTLIFNNGIFTSRKVLEVFQQFGYPIRHLDNQTENAERIEILKWFKKTKGAILTSVSILTTGFDEPSVQSVILNRATTSITLYHQMIGRGARRLPAKKTFSIIDLGNNVERFGEWDAPLDWQHVYENPEIYHQMLTKASDDIHQMPAEMRNKFPNSIEISFDVLAAYQTAIEKGEKAKTVLRNSIRQHAMMCADNAETVTKALELAHELDKEIDWRIKQYGKCLGNVTKNYIKWLGSDYRGHLQGLIEKIMSRRAVMRAAV, encoded by the coding sequence ATGCAAATTTTATCTCCCACGGCTGTGCATGGACCAGCAAAAAAACTATATCCCTATCAGCAGCATGCGATCGAAACCCTGTTTGAAAAAATGCAAGCCGGTGCTGATCAGATACGCTTGCTCTTTCAGCTACCTACAGGTGGCGGCAAAACGGTAATCTTTTCTGAAATTGCCGATCGCTTTATCAAAAAATACGGAAAGAAGGTAATGGTGCTAACCCATCGGCAGGAGTTATGCAAACAGACTTCGCTGGCACTGAAAAATACAGGAGTTTTTAATAAAGTTGTGGACAGCAGGGTTAAACGGATAGCCAAAAAAGATGATTATTATTGTTATGTGGCTATGGTCGAAACCCTCAAACACAGGATCGATGATGGTCTAATCGATACTGGAGGGGTAGGACTTGTGATTGTAGATGAGGCCCATCACAATTCCTTCCACAAACTGCTTAAGAAATTCCCAGGCGCCAGGATAATCGGCGTAACCGCCACACCTTTCTCGGCAGATGCAGCGCTTCCGATGAAAAGCTTTTACAGTGAATTGGTGCTCGGAGAGCAGATCAGTTCACTGATCGAACAGGGCTTTTTGGCAAAGCCGAAGAGCTTTGGCTACGAGGTAGAACTTAACACGCTTAACAGGGGCATACATGGTGATTTTACAGTGAGCAGCTCCGATGAGCTATATTCATCGAAGGTCATGCTCGATCTGCTGATCCATGCCTACAGGGAACACGCTCTTGGGAAAAAGACATTGATTTTTAATAATGGCATATTTACCTCACGAAAGGTATTGGAAGTTTTTCAGCAGTTCGGTTATCCCATACGCCACCTGGATAACCAGACAGAAAATGCAGAACGGATTGAAATATTAAAATGGTTTAAAAAAACAAAGGGTGCGATACTGACATCAGTATCCATATTAACTACCGGTTTTGATGAACCCTCTGTACAATCGGTTATCTTAAACCGTGCTACCACCTCAATTACGCTTTATCATCAGATGATTGGCAGGGGAGCAAGGCGTTTGCCTGCTAAAAAGACCTTCAGTATTATAGACCTTGGCAATAATGTAGAGAGGTTTGGGGAATGGGATGCACCGTTAGACTGGCAGCATGTATATGAAAACCCTGAAATCTATCACCAGATGCTGACAAAGGCCAGTGATGATATCCATCAGATGCCTGCCGAAATGAGGAACAAGTTTCCAAACAGCATAGAGATATCATTCGATGTGCTCGCCGCTTATCAAACAGCAATCGAGAAAGGCGAAAAAGCAAAAACCGTGCTCCGCAATTCTATCAGGCAACATGCAATGATGTGTGCTGATAATGCAGAAACGGTGACTAAGGCGCTTGAATTGGCACATGAACTTGACAAAGAAATCGACTGGAGGATAAAACAATATGGCAAGTGCCTGGGTAATGTTACCAAAAACTATATAAAGTGGTTGGGCAGCGACTATCGTGGCCATTTGCAAGGCCTGATCGAAAAAATAATGTCTAGACGGGCGGTTATGCGTGCAGCAGTATAA
- a CDS encoding response regulator transcription factor: MSDKIRIAVVDDQHLFREGLVNLLSCKADYQLVAQAENGKVFLEQLTGLESLPDVALIDMNMPEMNGVELNAVLHKDYPSIKVIILSVHGEERYLSKMIEAGACCYLIKNCETSELFSAIHNTYHVGFHFNMETLNAMRNAAKHRKQGLKSVNSIPINLSERETTILKMICDELTNIEIAEKLFISSRTVDGHRTNLLIKTGCKNTAGLVIFAIKYGIFEVKF; the protein is encoded by the coding sequence ATGTCAGACAAAATACGGATCGCTGTTGTTGATGACCAGCACTTATTTCGGGAAGGACTGGTTAATCTTTTAAGTTGTAAAGCCGATTACCAGCTGGTGGCTCAGGCAGAAAACGGGAAGGTTTTTTTAGAACAGCTTACCGGCCTGGAAAGCCTTCCTGATGTGGCATTGATTGATATGAATATGCCCGAGATGAACGGGGTTGAACTGAATGCGGTTTTACATAAAGATTATCCTTCGATAAAAGTGATTATACTTTCTGTGCATGGTGAAGAGCGTTATCTAAGTAAAATGATAGAGGCCGGAGCCTGCTGTTATCTGATCAAGAATTGTGAAACCAGCGAATTGTTTTCGGCTATTCATAATACCTATCATGTTGGCTTTCATTTTAATATGGAAACTTTAAATGCGATGCGTAACGCGGCCAAACACCGCAAACAAGGTTTGAAAAGTGTAAACAGTATACCCATTAATCTTTCGGAGCGCGAAACCACCATCTTAAAGATGATCTGCGATGAACTGACCAATATCGAAATCGCTGAAAAACTGTTTATCAGCAGTCGTACTGTTGACGGACACCGGACAAACCTGCTTATCAAAACTGGTTGTAAAAACACAGCCGGCTTAGTCATCTTTGCCATCAAGTATGGCATCTTCGAAGTCAAATTCTAA
- a CDS encoding sensor histidine kinase, whose product MQQTIGDNIFLLIILCTGGISLLVISFVILFISNQKRLLKNRQQIHEAEMSYQKELMRVVLQSQEEERKRIGQDLHDDVGSSLSNLRMLINRKDLAEQQGSGAVLATHKLLIDKIIQDVRNISHNLSPPALALFGFTVALEELIDSINNEDGSLINIINDVEAITDKLPYDMALALIRVLQELISNTIKHGSTKRIEISIFIENGLLAIQYRDEGIGYDPANQKNRKGMGMQNIESRLNMINAAYTVKTAPGAGFVMFIVLNSPLV is encoded by the coding sequence ATGCAGCAAACAATAGGGGATAATATTTTTCTGTTAATCATTTTATGTACCGGTGGTATTTCTCTGCTGGTGATCTCATTTGTGATTTTATTTATCAGCAATCAGAAAAGATTACTCAAGAACAGGCAGCAGATCCATGAGGCAGAAATGAGTTATCAAAAGGAATTGATGCGGGTGGTATTACAATCACAAGAGGAAGAAAGGAAGCGTATCGGCCAGGATTTACATGATGATGTTGGCAGTTCTTTGTCGAATTTAAGAATGTTAATTAACCGGAAGGATCTTGCTGAACAACAGGGGAGTGGAGCTGTATTGGCCACTCATAAATTGTTAATTGATAAAATTATACAGGATGTACGTAATATATCACATAATTTATCACCTCCTGCTTTAGCATTATTTGGTTTTACGGTAGCGCTTGAAGAATTAATTGATAGCATAAATAATGAAGATGGTTCATTGATAAACATTATCAATGATGTAGAGGCTATTACAGACAAATTACCATACGATATGGCATTAGCCTTAATCAGGGTATTACAAGAGCTCATTTCCAATACAATTAAACATGGGAGTACTAAACGGATAGAGATATCCATTTTCATTGAAAATGGTTTATTAGCTATTCAATATAGGGATGAAGGAATAGGGTATGATCCTGCGAATCAGAAGAACAGAAAAGGAATGGGGATGCAAAATATAGAAAGCAGGTTAAATATGATCAATGCGGCTTATACGGTAAAAACTGCTCCGGGAGCTGGCTTCGTTATGTTTATCGTGCTGAACAGTCCATTAGTTTAA
- a CDS encoding GNAT family N-acetyltransferase — protein sequence MTLPEKHPAYNYQVNPDLTSIDWQRVLQLFQEINWKHRLAEEIEKAFRMSTSTLFIYEGEKIIAFGRVIGDGRYYAMLADVVVDPAHQGGGLGKYLVTALNSQLENYHFVNLSAAPGADRFYKSLGWKKQTTAYIWPQGPKQLRQHCEKE from the coding sequence ATGACATTACCAGAAAAACATCCTGCATACAATTATCAGGTAAATCCGGATTTAACCAGTATCGACTGGCAACGTGTATTGCAGCTCTTTCAGGAAATTAACTGGAAGCACCGCTTAGCCGAAGAGATAGAAAAAGCTTTCAGGATGAGCACCTCCACGCTTTTTATCTATGAGGGAGAAAAGATCATCGCTTTCGGCAGGGTTATAGGTGATGGAAGGTATTATGCCATGCTGGCTGATGTGGTGGTAGACCCAGCCCATCAGGGCGGGGGACTGGGTAAATACCTGGTCACGGCATTGAACAGCCAGTTGGAAAATTATCATTTTGTAAACCTTAGTGCTGCCCCGGGAGCCGATCGTTTCTATAAAAGCCTCGGGTGGAAAAAACAGACCACTGCCTATATATGGCCCCAGGGACCCAAACAGTTGAGGCAGCATTGCGAAAAGGAATAA
- a CDS encoding DUF3253 domain-containing protein, whose product MKQSREDISNAVLSLATTRGHGKSTCPSEIARRLFPQDWRNQMNAVREVAIDLHKQGKVVITQKGKPVNIDEIKGPIRIKIV is encoded by the coding sequence ATGAAACAAAGCAGGGAAGATATCTCAAACGCCGTTTTATCCCTCGCCACAACACGTGGACACGGTAAGAGCACGTGCCCATCCGAAATCGCCCGCCGGCTATTTCCGCAAGACTGGCGCAACCAGATGAATGCAGTGCGAGAAGTTGCGATTGATTTGCATAAACAAGGCAAGGTCGTCATCACCCAAAAAGGGAAACCTGTTAACATTGATGAAATCAAGGGACCGATACGCATCAAAATTGTTTGA
- a CDS encoding DNA-formamidopyrimidine glycosylase family protein: MAELPDLEVFAQIISRRFKGKTLEELEVKVAKKLNVTAAQLKAKLEGKKLSKVLRYGKTLHFHFNKEVLQVHLMLRGKLEALKKDSELPKYTILAFHFSGGEGFVVVDMLRAATPTLNPDAAKAPDALEMDEDYFAGMLFKSKKMVKEVLMDQKKMRGIGNSYADEILWDAGVSPFSVSSAIPEKIVKKLFMSLEAVLKEAIAAIAKENGDELRGELRDFMKVHSAKIEKSPSGAALKSEKIGGRTSYYTDEQKLYS, translated from the coding sequence ATGGCTGAACTACCGGACCTGGAAGTATTTGCGCAGATCATCTCGCGCCGGTTCAAGGGAAAGACCCTGGAAGAGTTGGAAGTGAAAGTGGCAAAAAAGCTGAACGTGACTGCCGCGCAGCTCAAGGCAAAACTCGAAGGAAAAAAGCTTTCGAAGGTTTTGCGCTATGGAAAAACTTTGCACTTTCATTTCAATAAGGAAGTTTTACAGGTTCATCTCATGCTTCGGGGAAAACTGGAGGCATTGAAGAAAGATTCGGAGCTTCCGAAATACACCATCCTTGCTTTTCATTTTTCCGGAGGAGAGGGCTTTGTGGTCGTAGATATGTTGCGTGCGGCAACACCTACCTTAAACCCCGACGCGGCCAAGGCACCAGATGCGCTGGAAATGGACGAGGATTATTTTGCCGGAATGCTTTTCAAGAGCAAGAAAATGGTTAAGGAGGTGCTGATGGACCAGAAAAAGATGCGGGGAATCGGTAATTCATATGCTGATGAAATCCTTTGGGATGCCGGGGTATCCCCGTTTTCGGTTAGCTCTGCCATACCGGAAAAAATCGTAAAGAAATTGTTCATGAGCCTGGAGGCTGTTTTGAAAGAAGCCATTGCCGCTATCGCAAAAGAGAATGGAGATGAGCTTCGCGGCGAGCTGCGTGACTTCATGAAGGTGCATAGCGCAAAGATTGAGAAGTCGCCGTCCGGAGCGGCCCTGAAGTCTGAAAAGATTGGCGGAAGGACCAGTTATTATACCGACGAACAGAAATTATATTCCTGA
- a CDS encoding DUF3606 domain-containing protein has translation MEDNKDNFDFVEKIPDPDEIMKRYPIEDDSDTLEPFDDGSEHREINADDPVDVARWSQEFQISVEDLKAAIVLNGSSVREIKKYLNV, from the coding sequence ATGGAAGATAACAAGGATAATTTTGATTTCGTGGAAAAGATCCCCGATCCGGATGAGATCATGAAACGCTACCCGATTGAAGATGATTCGGATACGTTGGAGCCTTTCGACGATGGCTCGGAGCACAGAGAAATCAATGCCGATGATCCCGTCGATGTTGCCCGCTGGTCGCAGGAGTTTCAGATTTCGGTAGAAGATCTTAAAGCAGCGATCGTCCTGAACGGAAGTTCGGTAAGGGAGATCAAAAAATATTTGAACGTTTAA